In a genomic window of Aeromonas veronii:
- a CDS encoding relaxase, giving the protein MKTAALDLARERQAHEAGARTRATAHERTPQQERQKAAREAERGREAWTLGQGMKKPVAGCYGRLTRWKGGGDVVYMALL; this is encoded by the coding sequence GTGAAGACGGCCGCCCTGGACCTCGCCCGCGAGCGCCAGGCGCACGAGGCCGGCGCGCGGACCCGCGCCACGGCCCACGAGCGGACGCCGCAGCAGGAGCGCCAGAAGGCCGCCAGAGAGGCCGAGCGCGGCCGTGAGGCTTGGACGCTAGGGCAGGGCATGAAAAAGCCCGTAGCGGGCTGCTACGGGCGTCTGACGCGGTGGAAAGGGGGAGGGGATGTTGTCTACATGGCTCTGCTGTAG